A stretch of DNA from Vibrio sp. ED004:
ACTTATGGCGTTTATTGATGCGAAGTGTTTTAATATTAAAAACAGACTCTTAACGTAAGAAAACCAGTTTATGCAATTTCGAGTTATTTTAATGTTGTGCCTAGCTATGATGGGGTGTTCATCCAATCAAGTGTTAGCACCCGACCCAACCAGTATCACGTTGTTTTATGGCGATACATCGATCTCCGCAGGTGTGCTAGAAGATAAAACATTTAATTCGGTACTCGCGGACAGGGTTGAAAGTGTGACTTTTTCGGGTTCAATACGAAAGCAAGACTCTGGCTACTTGGTCGATATGCTTGTGATTCGAGAAACGAAAGAGCCACGCTCAACTCGGCAACTAAACACGTCACTTCATATGAAAACTGGAGAATTAGTGGACGTGGGTGGTGTGAATAACGATGTCTTTAGGGTAATCCTTGAGTAACAAAATAAAGTGTTCAATTAATCTGAGTTTTTGCTTTACCTCAACCTAACTTCAAGTCTTAAGCTTCTCTTAACCATTGAAAAGGAGCTTATTATGCAAAATAACTACGTAAAAGAACTCGCCGTCAAAACTTATCAAGAAGAGCTTCAGAAAGAGTACGTAAAATCCAAAGCTCGCCCATTTCATACCCCTAGCTTTATCGGAGGCATACTGTTGTCAGTCGTGTTGGTCGGCTTGTTTTAATTTATGCGGAATCTTTGATCCATTGCCAACTCTCAACATCTCTATTTGATGCACTTTAATGCATACGGCACAATCGCTTAGGTTGAATTGTGACGCTAATGTCGAGAGGAAGTATGGCAAGTCCTAGAGTTCTAAAGGCGCAGATTACTGATATTACATGTGGTGAGAATGTCACTATCATAGAGCCAAGCAACGTTTATGGCTGTGAGCTTAAAGACGATGTGTTTATTGGCCCATTTGTCGAGATTCAAAAGAACTCCGTGATAGGTGAGAGAAGCAAGATTCAGTCCCATACCTTTATTTGTGAGTATGTGACCATCGGGAGTGATTGTTTTGTTGGGCACGGTGTGATGTTCGCAAATGATTTGTTCAAAGAGGGTAAACCAGATCCAAACCCAGACAGTTGGGGACGAACCGTTATCGCAAATAACGTAACCATTGGTTCTAACGCGACAGTGTTGTCTGTCAGTATTTGCGAAGGGGCGGTTATTGGTGCAGGTAGTGTTGTAACAAAAGACATCACCGAGAAAGGTATCTATGCAGGTAACCCTGCTAAGAAGTTAAGAGACTTACCTTAGTTTCGAGAAGACAAAGTTACCGTTTATGATTCATAATATATGGCATCAATAGTGATTGTTAGAACAGAGAGTTACTTATGAACATTGTGACAGTCTATAGTGGTAATCAACAGGTATACGCGAATCTATATCAGGGTTATGCCGCCGAGTTTTCAAAGATCATCGGAGATAAACCAGACGAGTATGGCTTGTTTGAGATTTACCCGACTCTTGGTGAGAGCGTAACGGGTTACTTACTCTACATTGATGGAGTTCCTGCTGCGTTGACAGCCATTGAAACCAAAGCGCCAAATGAGTTTGAGATCTGCGATTTCTATGTCGTGCCTTATTTTCGGAAAAACAAAGTAGGGAAACGGTTTATCTGTGAGCTGTTTGAACACCTAAAAGGCAGTTGGGAGATCAAGCAAGTACTCGGCGCAGAGCATGCTGTTAAGTTCTGGAGAGAGGTCGTTAATGACTACACATCAGGTAACTACGTGGAAGATCAATATCAGGACGAAAAATGGGGCTTGGTAACGAGACAATGCTTCAATCACGATGCTAGTGCAGAGTAAAACTTTATACATCAGAAGCTGGTAGCGTCCTTCTAGCCAGCTTCGAGCATTTTTATTTCAAGGTTGAAGGTTACTTCTAGTTACGGCCACTTATAGATTTACGGTTACTTCTGAGGTTTGTTACGTTCGATTACGCTAATAGCGATTGCCAAGAACAGGATGTCTTTCACTAGGAAGAAGTTAGTGACTAAGATGCCATCCGATACTTTCCAAGCATTTGGTGTTGTAATTAGGAAGCTGAGTGTGACAACAAAGATAGCCGCTGCAGCAATACCTGAATAGAAGGCAACTGTCGGCTTCTTAAATCCAACGATCAATCCAATCGCGACAATGATCTCTGCGCCACCCACCATGTTAGACACAGCTTGTACTGAGAACAGATTGTAAAGCCAGTTCATGGCAGGGTGATTTGCGATTAGCGGTTCAATGAGCATCGCTTCGGTTGGCGTAAACTTATAAATACCAATCCAAGCGAGCACCAATGCTACGCCAATCACACCAAGGTTATATCCCACATTACTCTGTTTTAAATCATAGGTTTGAACATGCATAAAAGTACTCCATTTAATAAAATCCCTGAATATGACCGCACTAGTGCAAAATTAATTTCGCTATGAGAATAATACTTAACCTTTTAAAGTAAGCGCTGGTTCAAGACTTCATGAATCGGCTCGAAAAGTGGTTGGCTGCAAAGGAGAGGTTTAAGTTGGGCAAAGGCACG
This window harbors:
- a CDS encoding DUF417 family protein, encoding MHVQTYDLKQSNVGYNLGVIGVALVLAWIGIYKFTPTEAMLIEPLIANHPAMNWLYNLFSVQAVSNMVGGAEIIVAIGLIVGFKKPTVAFYSGIAAAAIFVVTLSFLITTPNAWKVSDGILVTNFFLVKDILFLAIAISVIERNKPQK
- a CDS encoding acyltransferase → MASPRVLKAQITDITCGENVTIIEPSNVYGCELKDDVFIGPFVEIQKNSVIGERSKIQSHTFICEYVTIGSDCFVGHGVMFANDLFKEGKPDPNPDSWGRTVIANNVTIGSNATVLSVSICEGAVIGAGSVVTKDITEKGIYAGNPAKKLRDLP